In the genome of Flavivirga spongiicola, one region contains:
- a CDS encoding M48 family metallopeptidase, protein MKLKKALLVFGMVVFILSCATNPFTGKKTMALVPNSQLFPTAFAQYDQFLTENKVVTGTKDAAMITRVGQRIAVAAERWLNANGYQGYLKDYKWEYNLVDDKTVNAWCMPGGKIVFYTGILPIAKGETGVAAIMGHEVAHALANHGQQRMSAAYVQQGLAVAGNVAIKDEKSRNAFNQYYGVGTQVGVMLPFSRSHETEADKIGLYLMAIAGYNPDEASELWKRMKANSGGKAPPEILSTHPSNDSRIANLKALAPTAKAEAKKFGVTSFK, encoded by the coding sequence ATGAAATTAAAAAAAGCACTTTTAGTATTTGGGATGGTAGTATTCATATTATCATGTGCTACAAATCCATTTACAGGTAAAAAGACTATGGCTTTGGTACCTAATTCTCAATTATTTCCAACAGCTTTTGCTCAATATGACCAGTTTTTAACAGAGAATAAAGTTGTTACTGGAACAAAAGATGCTGCGATGATAACCAGAGTAGGGCAGCGCATTGCCGTAGCTGCAGAACGTTGGTTAAATGCTAATGGATATCAAGGCTATTTAAAAGACTATAAATGGGAATATAATTTAGTTGATGATAAAACGGTTAATGCCTGGTGCATGCCTGGAGGTAAAATAGTATTTTATACAGGTATTTTACCTATAGCAAAAGGGGAAACAGGAGTGGCAGCTATTATGGGGCATGAGGTAGCACATGCACTGGCAAATCATGGACAACAACGTATGAGTGCTGCTTATGTACAACAAGGTCTGGCAGTTGCTGGAAATGTTGCTATTAAAGATGAAAAATCTAGGAATGCATTTAATCAATATTATGGTGTTGGAACGCAAGTAGGTGTGATGCTGCCTTTTAGTAGAAGTCATGAAACTGAAGCAGATAAAATTGGTTTGTACTTAATGGCGATTGCTGGTTATAACCCAGATGAAGCTTCAGAATTATGGAAGCGTATGAAGGCAAATAGTGGTGGAAAGGCACCACCAGAAATATTAAGTACACACCCATCAAACGATTCTCGTATTGCTAACCTTAAAGCATTAGCACCTACAGCTAAAGCGGAAGCTAAAAAGTTTGGGGTTACTTCGTTTAAATAA
- a CDS encoding DUF1572 family protein — MQTSYLSSIIKQFEYYKSLGDKVFNQLSIEELQKEFAEDSNSIAIIVKHLTGNMLSRWTHFLTEDGEKEWRQRDLEFEDTYTSKEVLVKDWNKGWNCLFDAITSLSETDLERIIYIRNQGHTVTEAINRQLAHYSYHIGQIVFLGKLVKGKNWKSLSIPKGDSSKYNAKKFSKEKGRRHFTDDL, encoded by the coding sequence ATGCAAACATCCTATCTATCCAGTATTATTAAACAATTTGAATATTATAAAAGTTTAGGTGATAAAGTTTTTAATCAACTTAGTATAGAAGAACTTCAAAAAGAATTTGCAGAAGACTCTAATTCAATTGCTATTATCGTCAAGCATCTTACTGGCAATATGTTAAGCAGATGGACTCATTTTTTAACCGAAGATGGTGAAAAAGAATGGAGACAGCGCGATTTAGAATTTGAAGATACTTACACTTCAAAAGAGGTCCTTGTTAAAGATTGGAACAAAGGTTGGAACTGTTTATTTGATGCTATTACGTCATTATCCGAAACCGACTTGGAACGTATTATCTATATTCGAAATCAAGGCCATACGGTTACAGAAGCTATTAATAGACAATTAGCGCACTATTCCTATCATATTGGTCAAATTGTTTTTCTTGGAAAACTGGTAAAGGGTAAAAACTGGAAATCTTTATCCATTCCAAAAGGAGATTCTTCCAAATACAATGCTAAAAAGTTTAGTAAAGAAAAAGGAAGGCGTCATTTTACAGATGATTTATAA
- a CDS encoding RNA polymerase sigma factor: MTPTKLNIEQLVELCKSGNQSAQLEIYNRYYKAMYNASFRIVKDSFEAEDIMQDSFLMAFTKLKSLKESKIFGAWLKRIVINNSIYHYKKNNKNNEVPLDDILYKIEDDNNGIESNYEFANIKVKQILNTMKSLKDNYRIALTLNLIEGYDYEEISNILNITNTNCRATISRAKESLRTKLQMVYE, from the coding sequence TTGACGCCAACTAAATTAAATATCGAACAGCTTGTTGAGCTTTGTAAATCTGGAAACCAATCTGCACAATTGGAAATATATAACAGATATTATAAAGCCATGTACAATGCTTCTTTTAGAATTGTAAAAGATAGTTTTGAAGCAGAAGATATTATGCAAGATTCATTTTTAATGGCTTTTACAAAACTAAAGAGTCTTAAAGAATCAAAAATATTTGGAGCCTGGTTAAAACGAATTGTTATAAATAATAGCATTTATCATTATAAAAAGAATAACAAAAACAACGAAGTTCCTTTAGATGATATTTTATATAAGATAGAAGATGACAATAATGGTATAGAAAGCAATTACGAATTTGCAAATATAAAAGTGAAGCAAATTTTAAACACTATGAAGTCCTTAAAAGATAATTATAGAATTGCTTTAACCTTAAATTTAATTGAAGGTTACGATTACGAAGAAATAAGTAATATTTTAAACATTACCAATACTAATTGTAGAGCAACGATTTCTAGAGCTAAAGAAAGCTTAAGAACAAAATTACAAATGGTTTATGAATAA
- the msrB gene encoding peptide-methionine (R)-S-oxide reductase MsrB: MKKIILLCLTIVLYNCNGNAQKTAQKTEQKAYKVSKTDSEWKAQLSKMEYYVLRKAGTERPFSSPLNKNYKAGTYVCAACNTPLFKSEHKFDSGTGWPSFDREIKGHVAFGSDNKLGYSRDEEHCATCGGHLGHVFNDGPINTTGKRHCINGVALKFIPKE; the protein is encoded by the coding sequence ATGAAAAAGATAATCCTATTATGTTTAACGATTGTGCTGTATAACTGTAATGGTAATGCTCAAAAAACAGCACAGAAAACAGAGCAAAAAGCCTATAAAGTTTCCAAAACTGACAGCGAATGGAAAGCACAGTTATCTAAAATGGAATATTATGTACTAAGAAAAGCTGGAACAGAACGCCCCTTTTCAAGTCCTTTAAATAAAAATTACAAAGCGGGTACTTATGTATGCGCCGCATGCAATACACCTCTATTTAAAAGTGAACATAAATTTGATTCTGGTACGGGCTGGCCAAGTTTTGACAGAGAAATTAAAGGTCATGTAGCTTTTGGCTCAGATAATAAATTAGGGTATTCGCGTGATGAAGAACATTGTGCGACTTGTGGTGGTCATTTAGGGCATGTTTTTAATGATGGACCAATAAATACTACTGGGAAACGTCATTGTATTAACGGTGTGGCTTTAAAGTTTATTCCTAAAGAATAA
- a CDS encoding MFS transporter: MAVLEKGSKKLLNAWAFYDWANSVYTLTIASSIFPIFYSTLFLSEIKKVSAFGFEFKSTALITFVTAFTFLVVAFTSPILSGIADYVGNKKNFMKFFCYVGGLGCIGLYWFNLEHIHLSLLFYFMGLIGYWGSLVFYNSYLPDIAFPEQQDSISAKGFSLGYIGSVILLLVNLAMVMSQDDGADKMQMMRYSFLTVGLWWILFSQYSFYFLPKGTSSGHKVTRAIVFNGLKELRLVWKQLKQDLRLKRYLYAFFVFSMAVQTIMLIAVYFGEEEIAWGGDSEKTMGLIVSILVIQIVAVFGAVLTSKASSKYGNIKTLIAINFIWMALCFYAFFMETPLQFYIAASIVGLVMGGIQSLARSTYSKFLPETEDTTSYFSFYDVAEKIGIVIGMGIFATIDQITGSMRNAILFLFVFFLAGILMLFRVPKERVEN; encoded by the coding sequence ATGGCAGTACTAGAAAAAGGGAGTAAAAAACTCTTAAACGCCTGGGCGTTTTACGATTGGGCAAATTCGGTTTATACCTTAACCATAGCCTCATCCATATTTCCTATATTTTATTCGACATTGTTCCTTTCAGAAATAAAAAAAGTTTCGGCTTTTGGGTTTGAATTTAAAAGTACGGCATTAATTACTTTTGTTACTGCATTTACTTTTCTTGTAGTCGCTTTTACGTCACCTATCCTCTCGGGTATTGCAGATTATGTTGGTAATAAGAAAAATTTCATGAAATTTTTCTGCTACGTTGGCGGACTAGGTTGTATAGGGTTATATTGGTTTAATTTAGAGCATATCCATTTAAGTTTATTATTTTATTTTATGGGCTTAATAGGGTACTGGGGGAGTTTGGTTTTTTATAATTCTTATTTGCCAGATATAGCATTTCCTGAGCAACAAGATAGTATTAGTGCCAAAGGTTTTTCATTGGGGTATATTGGAAGTGTCATTTTATTACTTGTGAATTTAGCAATGGTGATGAGCCAGGATGATGGAGCAGATAAAATGCAAATGATGAGATACTCTTTTCTAACAGTTGGTTTATGGTGGATTTTATTCAGTCAATATTCATTTTATTTTTTACCAAAAGGAACATCTTCAGGGCACAAAGTGACTAGGGCTATTGTTTTTAATGGCCTAAAGGAATTGCGACTCGTATGGAAACAGTTAAAACAAGATTTAAGATTGAAACGTTATTTATATGCCTTTTTTGTCTTTAGTATGGCAGTGCAAACCATTATGTTGATTGCGGTTTATTTTGGGGAAGAAGAAATTGCATGGGGAGGAGATAGCGAAAAAACAATGGGTTTGATTGTGAGTATTTTAGTTATACAAATCGTAGCTGTTTTTGGAGCAGTTCTAACATCAAAAGCTTCTTCTAAATATGGGAATATTAAAACGTTAATTGCTATTAATTTTATTTGGATGGCATTATGTTTTTATGCTTTTTTTATGGAAACACCTCTTCAGTTTTATATTGCAGCATCCATAGTTGGTTTAGTAATGGGAGGAATACAATCTTTAGCACGATCTACGTATTCTAAATTTTTACCAGAAACAGAAGATACCACATCTTATTTTAGTTTTTATGATGTAGCAGAGAAAATAGGCATTGTTATTGGTATGGGAATCTTCGCGACCATAGACCAGATAACTGGAAGTATGCGAAATGCCATTCTGTTTTTATTTGTATTCTTTTTAGCAGGCATTTTGATGCTTTTTAGAGTGCCTAAAGAAAGAGTCGAAAATTGA
- a CDS encoding DUF4097 family beta strand repeat-containing protein, which yields MKRALQFKILILLLTVPLFATASIDAKGKYTKKKTINKEYPVTSNAMLSIDNSYGNIDIVTWNENRVVFEITITTTGNDEEKVQDKLDGITVDFDTSSSFVSAKTKFPKKSDSWWNWGKRNKVHMKINYIVKIPITNSIDLNNDYGTINVDKLKGVAKINCDYGKITTKELLADDNDINFDYTNNCHFEYIKSGKINADYSGFTVSKTNALNINADYTNSKVEIAEDVNYNCDYGNINIEKANNITGNGDYLTTIIGDVYKNVSLKADYGSIKIKRMAENAGNVTIKSDYVGIKIGYAPAYHFNFNIDLEYGSLNSDGLEFTKKIIKSTDKLYAGYYGNKTSGNTINIESEYGSVSLYKN from the coding sequence ATGAAACGAGCACTACAATTTAAAATATTAATCTTACTTCTTACAGTACCACTGTTTGCCACAGCATCAATAGATGCAAAAGGCAAATACACAAAAAAGAAAACAATCAACAAGGAATACCCTGTAACATCGAATGCTATGTTAAGTATAGATAATAGCTATGGAAATATTGATATTGTTACATGGAATGAAAATAGAGTGGTTTTTGAGATCACCATTACCACTACAGGGAATGATGAAGAAAAAGTACAAGATAAATTAGATGGCATTACTGTAGACTTTGATACCTCATCAAGCTTTGTTTCTGCAAAAACAAAATTTCCGAAAAAATCTGATTCTTGGTGGAATTGGGGGAAAAGAAATAAAGTACATATGAAAATTAACTATATAGTAAAAATACCAATTACAAATAGTATTGATTTAAATAATGACTACGGAACAATCAATGTAGACAAACTTAAAGGTGTTGCAAAAATTAACTGCGACTACGGTAAAATAACGACCAAAGAATTGTTGGCCGATGACAACGATATTAATTTTGATTATACCAATAACTGCCATTTTGAATATATAAAAAGTGGAAAAATAAATGCTGATTATAGTGGTTTTACGGTTTCTAAAACAAATGCATTAAATATTAATGCAGACTATACCAACTCCAAAGTTGAAATAGCAGAAGATGTTAATTACAATTGTGATTATGGTAATATAAACATTGAAAAAGCAAATAACATTACTGGAAATGGCGATTATTTAACAACTATTATTGGTGATGTATATAAAAACGTAAGCCTTAAAGCTGATTATGGCTCTATAAAGATAAAAAGGATGGCTGAGAATGCTGGAAATGTTACAATAAAATCTGATTATGTCGGTATAAAAATAGGTTACGCACCTGCATACCATTTTAATTTTAATATTGATTTAGAATACGGATCCTTAAATAGTGATGGCTTAGAATTCACAAAGAAAATTATAAAATCTACAGATAAACTCTATGCAGGTTATTATGGTAACAAAACATCGGGAAATACTATTAATATAGAATCTGAATACGGAAGTGTGTCTCTTTATAAAAATTAA
- a CDS encoding redoxin domain-containing protein encodes MIFYKNFFALLFVLSFEMLFAQNETTIKTSIYGEVIDRPNSKNLLLVKAFDDARHDKIATIPIIDGEFEYILNSDEILAFELIFEEEFYKGAMMPITFFSENGTLKLKLNDSEKFLENKIEGGKLNHKLNHFNTTIKEEFYDKYKSIEEEYKDIPREQFFSEAYHEVITKLKNAKTQEEKVPVYKEMESLRKSGLDKSELGKEKYAKDKILFDAYLKDKYDYIINNLDEVSFHMVIEDLMGIKYNNVDEALIRNAFKVLKEKFSNHSYTKLGVNLLHALKGLKPGGQYVNFTATDVNGNTFEFKSVLEKNKVVLLDLWATWCGPCIAKTRLVKPIYEKYKNKGFTILGVAGEFKSLDRYHKFMKKEQWEWQQLIELDKQNGIWEKYNVMNGGGGMFLIAGSGEVLAVNPSAEEVDAILKKRL; translated from the coding sequence ATGATTTTTTATAAAAATTTCTTTGCTTTACTTTTTGTGCTTTCTTTTGAAATGCTTTTTGCTCAAAATGAAACTACCATTAAAACCTCAATATATGGAGAAGTAATCGATAGACCTAATAGCAAAAATTTATTATTAGTTAAAGCTTTTGATGATGCACGTCATGATAAAATAGCTACGATCCCTATCATAGATGGGGAATTTGAATACATCCTTAATTCTGATGAAATTTTAGCTTTTGAATTAATCTTTGAAGAAGAATTTTATAAAGGAGCAATGATGCCCATAACTTTTTTTTCTGAAAATGGTACCTTGAAATTGAAGCTTAACGATTCAGAAAAGTTTTTGGAGAATAAAATTGAAGGCGGAAAATTGAATCATAAATTAAATCATTTCAATACTACAATCAAGGAGGAATTTTATGATAAATATAAATCTATAGAAGAAGAGTATAAGGATATTCCAAGAGAGCAATTTTTTTCTGAAGCTTATCACGAAGTTATAACAAAGTTAAAAAACGCTAAAACTCAAGAAGAAAAAGTTCCAGTTTATAAAGAAATGGAAAGCTTACGAAAAAGCGGTTTAGATAAAAGCGAATTAGGCAAAGAGAAGTATGCAAAGGATAAAATATTATTTGATGCTTATTTGAAAGATAAATATGACTACATTATTAATAACCTTGATGAGGTATCATTTCACATGGTGATTGAAGATTTGATGGGGATTAAATATAATAATGTTGATGAAGCCTTAATAAGAAATGCTTTTAAGGTTTTAAAGGAAAAGTTTTCAAACCACTCTTACACTAAACTGGGAGTTAATCTACTACACGCTTTAAAAGGTTTAAAACCAGGTGGACAATATGTAAATTTTACCGCTACAGATGTTAATGGAAATACATTTGAATTTAAATCTGTTTTAGAAAAAAATAAAGTGGTGCTTCTAGATTTATGGGCTACATGGTGCGGACCATGTATTGCTAAAACACGATTAGTTAAACCCATTTACGAAAAATATAAAAATAAAGGCTTTACCATTTTAGGAGTAGCTGGTGAATTTAAAAGCTTAGATAGATATCATAAATTTATGAAAAAAGAGCAATGGGAATGGCAACAACTTATTGAGCTTGATAAACAAAATGGTATTTGGGAAAAATATAATGTTATGAATGGCGGCGGCGGGATGTTTCTTATCGCAGGTTCTGGTGAGGTATTAGCAGTTAACCCAAGTGCTGAAGAAGTCGATGCTATTTTGAAGAAACGTTTATAA
- a CDS encoding NAD(P)/FAD-dependent oxidoreductase produces the protein MNITRTSFPRIVIIGGGFAGVALAKKLSKQDLQVVLLDKNNYHTFQPLLYQVSTGGLEPDSIAYPIRKILKDFPNFHFRLADVEEVDLIKNKVITNIGKLKFDYLVVASGSKTNYFGNTDIEKYSMAMKTIPQSLNLRSLILENFEDALLTSDLNERNALMNFVIVGGGPTGVELAGALAEIKKGILPKDYPDLDTRLAQIHVVQSGNCILKGMSANASRKAEDFLEKLGVNVWKNVRVSNYDGKTVTTNTDLTFETATLIWAAGVKGATIKGLDGEKFVTRGNRFLVNEFNQLKGFDHIFAIGDVACMISDEYPIGLPMMAQPAIQQGDQLGENILRFIEKQPMKPFAYKNKGVMATIGRNKAVVDLKRFKFQGVFAWYVWMFVHLFFLIGFRNRMVVFINWVYNYVRFDREARLIIRPFKKRSKN, from the coding sequence ATGAACATAACAAGAACAAGTTTTCCTCGAATTGTTATTATTGGAGGTGGCTTTGCGGGGGTTGCTTTGGCTAAGAAATTGTCGAAGCAAGATCTTCAGGTCGTTTTATTAGATAAGAATAACTATCACACATTTCAGCCTTTATTATATCAGGTTTCTACTGGTGGACTGGAACCAGATTCTATAGCTTATCCAATTAGAAAAATATTGAAAGACTTCCCTAATTTTCATTTTAGATTGGCGGATGTTGAGGAAGTCGATCTTATAAAAAATAAGGTCATTACTAATATAGGAAAACTTAAGTTTGATTATTTAGTGGTAGCTTCTGGTTCTAAAACTAATTATTTTGGGAATACAGACATAGAAAAATATAGTATGGCCATGAAAACCATACCGCAATCTCTTAACTTGAGAAGTTTAATTCTAGAGAATTTTGAAGATGCTTTGCTAACTTCAGATTTAAACGAAAGAAATGCACTTATGAATTTTGTGATTGTGGGAGGTGGTCCTACAGGTGTTGAGTTAGCAGGTGCTTTGGCTGAAATAAAAAAAGGCATTTTACCAAAGGATTACCCAGATTTGGATACACGGTTAGCGCAAATTCATGTGGTTCAATCTGGCAATTGTATTTTAAAGGGCATGAGTGCCAATGCTTCACGAAAAGCTGAAGATTTTTTAGAGAAATTGGGGGTTAATGTTTGGAAGAATGTAAGGGTAAGTAACTATGATGGAAAAACTGTAACCACCAATACCGATTTAACTTTTGAAACTGCAACTTTAATTTGGGCAGCTGGTGTAAAAGGTGCTACTATAAAAGGGTTGGATGGCGAAAAGTTTGTAACTAGAGGCAATAGGTTTTTAGTCAATGAATTTAACCAATTAAAAGGATTCGATCATATTTTTGCCATCGGAGACGTGGCATGTATGATAAGTGATGAATACCCAATAGGCTTACCAATGATGGCACAACCTGCTATTCAACAAGGGGATCAGCTAGGGGAGAATATTCTACGATTCATTGAAAAACAGCCTATGAAACCATTCGCTTATAAAAATAAAGGTGTTATGGCAACCATAGGAAGAAATAAAGCAGTGGTAGATTTAAAGCGTTTTAAGTTTCAAGGTGTTTTTGCCTGGTATGTTTGGATGTTTGTCCACCTCTTTTTTCTGATAGGTTTTAGAAATAGGATGGTGGTTTTTATTAATTGGGTATATAATTATGTGCGATTTGATAGGGAAGCCCGTTTAATCATCAGACCTTTTAAGAAAAGGTCTAAAAATTAA
- a CDS encoding head GIN domain-containing protein translates to MKKLIKKQTVLIIAMLFFASTSYAQWGKSIKGNGNVKIITRTTSEYDGIKCAGNMDFVIVSGTEGNIKIEGEENLLEHIVTEVKNNNLIVKTRKGTNLKSSRNKTIKITIPFKDISKVSLSGSGDLWNEDTITTTHLDVSLAGSGDVILDIKASSTKASISGSGDLKLKGDTNNLVAKVAGSGDFHGFDLQANNTEVSVAGSGDAKVVSNETLKARVAGSGDIVYRGNPTVDSKVAGSGSISQ, encoded by the coding sequence ATGAAAAAATTAATCAAAAAACAAACAGTCTTAATTATAGCGATGTTATTTTTTGCTTCTACATCGTATGCCCAATGGGGAAAATCTATAAAAGGAAACGGTAATGTGAAAATCATAACCAGAACAACCTCTGAATATGATGGTATAAAATGCGCCGGAAACATGGATTTTGTTATTGTAAGTGGTACTGAAGGAAATATTAAAATTGAAGGAGAAGAAAACTTATTAGAACATATAGTCACTGAGGTTAAAAACAATAATTTAATTGTAAAAACAAGAAAAGGCACCAACTTAAAATCTAGCAGAAACAAAACTATAAAAATTACTATTCCATTTAAAGACATAAGTAAAGTCTCTCTTTCAGGTTCTGGAGATTTATGGAACGAAGACACTATAACTACAACTCATTTAGATGTTTCATTAGCTGGCTCTGGAGACGTTATTCTTGACATTAAAGCATCATCTACAAAAGCATCTATATCTGGTTCGGGTGATCTTAAGTTAAAAGGTGACACGAATAATTTAGTAGCTAAAGTAGCGGGATCTGGTGATTTTCACGGTTTCGATTTACAAGCAAACAATACAGAAGTTTCTGTTGCTGGATCTGGAGATGCTAAAGTTGTTAGCAACGAGACTTTAAAAGCAAGGGTAGCTGGATCTGGTGATATTGTTTATAGAGGAAACCCAACAGTAGATTCCAAAGTTGCAGGTTCTGGGAGCATTAGCCAATAA